The Meriones unguiculatus strain TT.TT164.6M chromosome 1, Bangor_MerUng_6.1, whole genome shotgun sequence genome has a segment encoding these proteins:
- the Kcns2 gene encoding potassium voltage-gated channel subfamily S member 2 produces the protein MTRQSLWDVSEADVEDGEIRINVGGFKRRLRSRTLLRFPETRLGRLLLCHSREAILELCDDYDDVQREFYFDRNPELFPYVLHFYHTGKLHVMAELCVFSFSQEIEYWGINEFFIDSCCSYSYHGRKVEPEQEKWDEQSDQESTTSSFDEILAFYNDASKFDGQPLGNFRRQLWLALDNPGYSVLSRVFSVLSILVVLGSIITMCLNSLPDFQIPDSQGNPGEDPRFEIVEHFGIAWFTFELVARFAVAPDFLKFFRNALNLIDLMSIVPFYITLIVNLVVESSPTLANLGRVAQVLRLMRIFRILKLARHSTGLRSLGATLKYSYKEVGLLLLYLSVGISIFSVVAYTIEKEENEGLATIPACWWWATVSMTTVGYGDVVPGTTAGKLTASACILAGILVVVLPITLIFNKFSHFYRRQKQLESAMRSCDFGDGMKEVPSVNLRDYYAHKVKSLMASLTNMSRSSPSELSLDDSLH, from the coding sequence ATGACCCGCCAGAGCCTGTGGGACGTGTCGGAGGCCGACGTCGAGGATGGAGAAATCCGCATCAACGTAGGCGGCTTCAAGCGGCGCCTGCGCTCCCGCACACTGCTGCGCTTCCCCGAGACACGCCTGGGCCGTCTGCTCCTCTGCCACTCGCGAGAGGCCATTCTGGAACTTTGCGATGACTACGACGACGTCCAGCGTGAGTTCTACTTCGACCGTAACCCCGAGCTCTTTCCCTATGTGTTGCATTTCTACCACACCGGCAAGCTCCACGTCATGGCTGAGCTGTGCGTCTTCTCCTTCAGCCAGGAGATCGAGTACTGGGGAATCAACGAATTCTTCATCGACTCCTGCTGCAGCTATAGTTATCACGGCCGCAAAGTGGAACCTGAGCAGGAGAAGTGGGATGAGCAAAGTGACCAGGAAAGCACCACGTCCTCCTTCGATGAGATCTTGGCCTTCTACAACGATGCTTCCAAGTTCGACGGGCAGCCCCTGGGCAACTTCCGCAGACAGCTGTGGCTGGCACTGGACAACCCGGGCTACTCGGTCCTGAGCAGGGTCTTCAGTGTCCTTTCCATCTTGGTGGTGCTGGGCTCCATCATCACCATGTGCCTCAACAGCCTGCCGGACTTCCAAATCCCTGACAGCCAGGGCAACCCTGGCGAGGACCCCAGGTTCGAAATCGTGGAGCACTTCGGGATCGCCTGGTTCACGTTTGAGTTGGTGGCCAGGTTTGCTGTGGCCCCTGACTTCCTCAAGTTCTTCAGGAATGCGCTGAACCTTATTGACCTCATGTCCATTGTCCCGTTTTACATAACTCTAATAGTGAACCTGGTGGTGGAGAGTTCTCCTACTTTGGCTAACTTGGGCAGGGTGGCTCAGGTCCTGCGGCTGATGCGGATCTTCCGGATTCTCAAGCTGGCCAGACACTCCACTGGCCTCCGCTCCTTGGGAGCTACCCTGAAATACAGCTACAAGGAAGTGGGACTGCTCTTGCTCTACCTCTCAGTGGGGATTTCCATCTTCTCTGTGGTGGCCTACACCATTGAAAAGGAGGAGAATGAGGGCCTGGCCACCATCCCCGCCTGCTGGTGGTGGGCCACCGTCAGTATGACCACTGTTGGGTATGGAGATGTGGTCCCAGGGACCACAGCCGGGAAGCTGACTGCCTCCGCCTGCATCTTGGCAGGCATCCTGGTAGTGGTCTTGCCCATCACTTTGATCTTCAATAAGTTCTCCCACTTTTATCGgcgccaaaagcaacttgagagtGCCATGCGCAGCTGTGACTTTGGAGATGGAATGAAGGAGGTCCCTTCAGTCAATTTAAGGGACTACTATGCCCATAAAGTTAAATCCCTCATGGCTAGCCTGACAAACATGAGCAGGAGTTCACCCAGTGAACTGAGTTTAGACGATTCTCTACATTAG